The following proteins are co-located in the Stegostoma tigrinum isolate sSteTig4 chromosome 39, sSteTig4.hap1, whole genome shotgun sequence genome:
- the LOC125447733 gene encoding neuroblast differentiation-associated protein AHNAK-like isoform X1 encodes MESVVQGGVTKELKMSELVELIVETAAEAGVTGFSVSGGGKEGIFVKEVLKDSRAAKALNLKEGDQLLSAKVFFDNAKYEDVLKILQSAEPYKVAFCLKRTVPSADVAISSDTGSLELKGPEAKKTKLSIKSISPVKNPKRLMKGKVLSKEEADIELDVPVDVEFAFPKFSTFKKLTITSPKEAAVLKGDAKFIHPEAEAELTLGESQVKDKKRKLKFPGFWTGESGKAKLDILEPPKEKGAILVKKPQVTTKEFKGTGLEVKAGAKVPAVDLLSETRKGKVDVPTSKSKTELKVSDGAEVSAEGEIPEGKLILGLPAKTPQVEIDIGLPKAEINVKGPLVEDAASAKGPSFKLKMPSFGLKDSEAMDTTGPTGKVEKRETEGEVAGPEEKLKMPQISMPSIDISVPKLKQTAEVDMPKRGVEVVVGPYKTEGLEGRVKEFAHKVTTFDVATSKVKVPDIDISLPKGRADVSADVKAAKFEGEIQKSMIGIEGPEVKLKMPKVSLPDFGISVKDKEGGEVEVEGPDVKAPVLKIPKFEVSLPKMKLGEAEVDGSAPTAEARVKDPVSGVQVSKAKVDLKGPQVEGGEAKIKLPSMKMPTIDITAPKVTIPDVHLPTAKVEVSAPDITADLKTPKVSIGGPRVDGQGPEVSSEGFNLKMKVPKTSLPQFDISLGGKEAEAKVVGKLEVAGEDAKFKGMKIPKFEVSLPKMKHAEAETELPAEAAVSGPGLDLIGKLPSIKMPTIDISAPEIKMPDLNVQLLTEKAEVSVPAVEGGFKGGPKIDKQPSELTPEALDLQLKMPKVSLPSFGLSSSSKEVAGEMSSPEMEVKGKLPSVKMPTIDISAPEVKIPKLDIDVCLPKEKGETAELAVRADAKVPSVGFTSPKVAGESKVPGVIPADTDATFQMPKVSLPKFEISLKSKDTREDIDVKAKEGLDVEGLDGRVKSPQLKMPKLAVALPKLKSGEVDITGPTIETDTKTDKRDSKISKGKVELEGVGSSKDKLKLPSMKMPSIDIPVFQMEGLNIDISLPSVKSKPAAEGDLKSDRGSIEGAEAKLKIPKVSLPNFASKSKVDTEADGSPLKGDGKASLPEAKGKVQVKGKSLNIGIKGPSVDVDVDDIKLKGKEGKLKMPKFKMPTFGTPKKYEEGVDIATPDIETHTSKGKLKVQRAEVETGSPERKGRISKFGISGFKSKSLDAEVSLSSDTKLSKGKVEMKDPSASMKAPKVDISTKAPDQSTGAHDIKLKIPSFSMPSIGILGSKAETDKEVGTKGTSGTFDAEAESKLKMPNIQMPAIEISVPQVRQADAEGLLPRAEVDVSEVDLKTYGGDLKIPKVKGEAQDSEGKQKVPLVKMPSIDISLPKVKAPDVDLSLSVPKVDASGRKVEGEATLISSEPEDGEFKLKMPKIGMPKIGISESKEKETGVDISATTDYHIGDPEGKGIMFKTRMPKVDLSLPKVKPSDTDIEMDASLLEGEGPDAEGKFKMPGFALPKFSPPKMVAPELDLNIPFSKDKKVASEATGLKTDTQTAGGEFQIKIPQVSLPSFGISSAEATSTGMDSPTAKAKPKGKTEVKSARADGGTEVESLEGKTKGGKIKMPKLQISTPKVKAEGDIPAAKEVAKSDTETEGGILKLSLPKFGISPKSTEMEANLEQRGSDGSPRESKAKVSMFDISLGKGHKGEGDAGLGVSGVTKGDFEASGGRKSDRFKIKMPSVTIPSPKVDIDFSRASPKGNVTDQEVKAAVKEAGGFRVKGEIQAQDVSSESPESPFKMPKLRMPDFSISGKKGGDMTVEIKEISERDPRRSNVEVDLEGPEADADGMLQMLKMKMPKVEIGLLGEDSDGARKAEGKVGVDAWQIGQETSEEISAKGYFKMPTVEISTPKIRDSSAGVEGSATEIGLHQPGGRGGPPEGDADVLQLRMPKIELPSFGLEPKKENQEQSGDRSSTGATAGSSVSKTKTNIQGPQVTVKGLQVEMEATGAELDTSESRLSKLKGKMSKLGVELPKVTQQEEVKVTSGAFQAEGTAKASYTSLKADVNLHDAELKGSEGKPKTDKARKQLLGFGKAKEKGKDLTGHLPEGDIETSSPKAKGQSKSLSAKDDIGVGIPSESDSAVGKVKMPSVKMPSFGISLSKSKTVEVNGGLEADRSTRKGEAWGFQTARKKAAGAEESDDTDSSDGKSKMKLKLPKISFTPVKIPTVDVALGGPDSPVARKPGDASGLHVNGEGETAGMMGKIKLPKVEFSSPYLRAKDGDYEQSLQLVKTEMSVSKDDAGAKSSSGPSPRSSSPRVNGEDTKGKGLKISFSGLQKKIHERDGEPDGLNLVTSNARTELVLLESSGDARHAKTNKSKPVVGFTSGKSKGMYAVQGTASGLSDSGKVSKLKSTTDGRGEVKEESEMKDKSTKFKLPKFSLGSKSKGVLDVTTTEYENNVMSELQLEDDESTERHFKFQMPKVGFTTVYHEEHISEEKIFEGEGPIMGFKGKKQMKIGTVTDKSTSF; translated from the exons GAGATCAGCTTCTCAGTGCTAAGGTCTTCTTTGACAATGCGAAGTACGAGGATGTGCTGAAGATTCTCCAGAGTGCCGAACCATACAAAGTCGCCTTCTGCCTGAAACGAACAGTGCCCAGTGCTGATGTGGCCATTTCATCAGACACCGGGAGCCTTGAACTGAAAGGACCAGAAGCTAAAAAGACTAAACTG AGTATCAAGAGCATTTCGCCTGTCAAAAATCCCAAGAGGTTAATGAAGGGGAAGGTCCTCAGCAAGGAGGAGGCAGACATCGAACTGGATGTGCCAGTGGATGTAGAGTTCGCATTCCCTAAATTCTCCACATTTAAGAAACTGACTATCACTTCCCCCAAGGAGGCAGCAGTTTTGAAAGGTGATGCCAAATTCATTCATCCTGAGGCGGAAGCTGAACTCACTTTGGGAGAGAGTCAGGTCAAAGACAAGAAGAGAAAGCTCAAGTTCCCGGGGTTCTGGACTGGAGAGTCAGGGAAGGCCAAGCTTGACATCCTGGAGCCTCCAAAGGAAAAGGGTGCAATCCTGGTGAAGAAGCCACAGGTGACAACCAAAGAGTTCAAAGGCACTGGGTTGGAGGTGAAGGCCGGAGCTAAGGTGCCTGCTGTCGACCTCTTGTCTGAAACGAGAAAAGGGAAAGTAGATGTCCCCACTTCCAAAAGTAAAACTGAACTCAAGGTGTCTGATGGAGCAGAGGTGTCTGCTGAAGGAGAAATTCCTGAAGGTAAATTGATCCTCGGGCTCCCAGCGAAAACCCCTCAGGTTGAGATAGATATTGGCTTACCAAAAGCTGAAATCAATGTCAAAGGCCCATTGGTTGAAGACGCGGCGAGTGCTAAAGGGCCCAGCTTTAAGCTGAAGATGCCGTCATTCGGGCTGAAAGATAGCGAGGCCATGGATACAACAGGTCCCACCGGTAAAGTGGAAAAACGAGAAACTGAAGGTGAGGTAGCTGGCCCAGAGGAAAAACTGAAGATGCCTCAGATATCGATGCCCAGCATTGACATCTCTGTACCAAaactaaaacaaacagcagaagtGGACATGCCTAAACGAGGTGTAGAAGTTGTCGTTGGTCCTTATAAAACAGAAGGCTTGGAGGGAAGAGTTAAAGAATTTGCTCACAAAGTCACAACATTTGATGTTGCAACGTCCAAAGTCAAGGTGCCTGATATTGACATCAGCTTGCCGAAagggagagctgatgtttcagctgaTGTGAAAGCTGCAAAGTTTGAGGGTGAAATCCAGAAATCAATGATTGGTATCGAAGGGCCAGAGGTCAAGTTGAAGATGCCAAAAGTATCACTCCCAGACTTTGGCATCTCTGTCAAGGACAAAGAAGGTGGGGAAGTGGAAGTTGAAGGCCCTGATGTCAAAGCTCCAGTGTTAAAGATCCCAAAATTTGAAGTCTCACTTCCCAAAATGAAACTGGGAGAGGCAGAAGTCGATGGCTCCGCTCCAACAGCTGAGGCACGTGTGAAAGACCCTGTGTCTGGGGTACAGGTTTCCAAAGCCAAAGTGGACCTCAAGGGCCCTCAAGTGGAAGGAGGTGAGGCAAAAATTAAACTGCCCTCAATGAAAATGCCAACCATTGACATTACAGCGCCAAAGGTAACAATTCCAGATGTTCACCTCCCAACTGCTAAAGTAGAGGTCTCTGCTCCAGACATTACAGCTGACTTGAAAACACCCAAAGTCAGCATCGGAGGTCCAAGGGTTGATGGGCAAGGGCCTGAAGTGAGTTCTGAGGGATTCAACCTGAAGATGAAAGTGCCAAAAACATCCCTCCCGCAGTTTGACATCTCGCTCGGTGGCAAAGAGGCTGAGGCTAAAGTGGTTGGAAAACTGGAAGTAGCTGGTGAAGATGCCAAATTCAAAGGAATGAAGATCCCCAAATTTGAAGTGTCTCTGCCCAAAATGAAACATGCGGAAGCCGAAACTGAGCTTCCAGCTGAAGCGGCTGTAAGTGGCCCTGGCCTTGATTTGATTGGAAAACTGCCGTCCATCAAAATGCCAACAATTGACATTTCAGCCCCCGAGATTAAGATGCCTGACTTGAATGTGCAGCTTCTGACAGAGAAGGCAGAGGTCTCAGTGCCAGCTGTTGAAGGTGGCTTCAAGGGAGGCCCAAAAATCGACAAGCAACCTTCTGAATTAACTCCAGAGGCTCTCGATCTGCAGTTGAAGATGCCAAAAGTGTCTCTGCCGAGCTTCGGCCTATCATCCAGTAGTAAAGAGGTGGCAGGGGAaatgagcagccctgagatggAGGTTAAGGGGAAACTGCCATCAGTCAAAATGCCAACTATTGATATCTCAGCGCCTGAGGTCAAAATACCCAAGCTGGACATTGATGTCTGCCTTCCGAAAGAAAAAGGAGAAACTGCTGAGCTTGCTGTCAGAGCGGATGCTAAGGTCCCTAGTGTTGGCTTTACATCACCAAAGGTTGCTGGGGAGAGCAAAGTGCCTGGAGTTATCCCAGCAGATACTGATGCTACATTTCAAATGCCAAAGGTATCTCTTCCAAAGTTTGAAATTTCACTGAAGAGCAAAGACACCAGAGAAGACATTGATGTGAAGGCTAAGGAAGGGTTGGACGTTGAAGGTCTAGATGGGAGAGTAAAGAGTCCACAGCTTAAAATGCCCAAATTGGCAGTGGCTCTTCCTAAACTGAAATCAGGTGAAGTTGACATAACTGGCCCAACAATTGAGACCGACACCAAAACTGACAAACGAGACTCAAAAATCTCAAAGGGTAAAGTTGAGTTGGAAGGAGTCGGAAGTTCAAAGGATAAACTGAAACTGCCTTCAATGAAAATGCCATCCATTGACATTCCTGTCTTTCAGATGGAGGGCCTAAATATTGACATCAGTCTTCCTTCAGTGAAGTCAAAGCCAGCTGCTGAAGGCGATTTGAAGTCAGACAGAGGCAGTATTGAAGGAGCTGAAGCCAAATTGAAAATACCCAAAGTGTCTCTACCAAACTTTGCTTCAAAGAGCAAAGTGGACACAGAGGCAGATGGTAGCCCGTTAAAAGGTGACGGGAAAGCATCTCTGCCAGAAGCAAAGGGTAAAGTTCAAGTCAAAGGTAAATCCCTCAACATTGGGATCAAAGGACCTTCTGTCGATGTAGACGTTGATGACATAAAGCTAAAAGGGAAGGAGGGCAAGCTTAAAATGCCCAAGTTCAAAATGCCGACATTTGGAACACCCAAAAAATACGAAGAGGGTGTTGACATCGCCACTCCTGATATTGAAACACACACTTCGAAAGGCAAGCTTAAAGTTCAGAGAGCAGAAGTGGAAACAGGGAGCCCAGAGAGAAAAGGCAGGATTTCCAAATTTGGGATTTCGGGGTTTAAAAGCAAATCTTTAGATGCTGAAGTGAGTCTTTCTTCAGACACTAAGTTGTCAAAGGGGAAAGTAGAGATGAAAGACCCCAGTGCCAGTATGAAAGCGCCTAAGGTGGACATCAGCACTAAGGCTCCTGATCAGAGCACTGGAGCCCATGATATCAAACTGAAGATACCTTCCTTCTCAATGCCCTCCATTGGTATATTGGGATCAAAAGCAGAAACAGACAAAGAAGTGGGTACCAAAGGAACTTCTGGCACTTTTGATGCCGAAGCAGAAAGCAAGTTGAAAATGCCAAATATACAGATGCCAGCGATTGAAATTTCAGTGCCTCAGGTCAGGCAGGCAGATGCCGAGGGACTGTTGCCAAGGGCAGAGGTCGATGTCTCAGAAGTCGACCTGAAAACCTATGGGGGAGATTTAAAGATTCCAAAGGTGAAAGGTGAGGCACAGGACTCGGAAGGGAAACAGAAAGTTCCGTTGGTGAAAATGCCATCCATTGACATTTCATTGCCCAAAGTAAAAGCTCCAGACGTTGACCTCAGTTTGTCTGTGCCCAAGGTTGATGCCTCAGGGCGAAAGGTTGAAGGTGAGGCTACTTTAATAAGCTCTGAACCTGAAGATGGAGAATTCAAACTGAAAATGCCCAAGATTGGGATGCCCAAGATTGGGATATCTGAGTCAAAGGAAAAAGAGACTGGTGTTGACATTTCAGCTACTACGGATTATCACATAGGGGACCCTGAAGGTAAAGGGATAATGTTCAAAACTAGAATGCCGAAAGTTGACCTTTCTCTACCCAAAGTTAAACCATCAGACACTGATATTGAGATGGATGCCTCTCTGCTTGAGGGTGAGGGACCTGATGCAGAAGGGAAATTCAAAATGCCAGGATTTGCTCTTCCAAAGTTCTCACCACCGAAAATGGTGGCTCCAGAGTTGGACCTCAATATCCCGTTTTCCAAAGACAAAAAGGTGGCTAGTGAGGCAACAGGCCTCAAAACTGACACTCAGACTGCAGGGGGTGAATTTCAAATAAAGATCCCACAGGTGTCTTTGCCTAGTTTTGGCATTTCGTCAGCGGAAGCGACCAGCACAGGCATGGACAGCCCAACCGCCAAAGCGAAACCAAAAGGAAAAACAGAAGTTAAAAGTGCTCGGGCGGATGGAGGGACTGAAGTAGAAAGCCTCGAGGGGAAGACCAAAGGGGGAAAAATCAAGATGCCCAAGTTGCAAATCAGCACCCCAAAGGTAAAGGCTGAAGGGGACATACCTGCGGCAAAAGAGGTTGCTAAATCTGAcacagaaacagagggaggaatatTGAAACTGAGCCTGCCAAAATTTGGGATTTCACCAAAATCTACAGAGATGGAAGCCAATTTAGAGCAACGGGGCTCAGATGGGAGCCCCAGAGAATCCAAAGCAAAAGTGTCCATGTTTGACATCTCACTTGGGAAAGGGCACAAGGGCGAGGGGGACGCTGGTCTGGGAGTTTCTGGGGTGACCAAGGGGGACTTTGAAGCAAGTGGTGGCAGAAAGTCAGACAGGTTCAAGATTAAGATGCCATCAGTTACCATTCCCAGCCCAAAAGTGGACATCGATTTCAGCAGAGCTTCACCAAAAGGCAACGTTACTGATCAAGAGGTTAAAGCTGCAGTGAAAGAAGCAGGGGGATTCCGGGTAAAAGGTGAGATCCAGGCCCAAGATGTGAGCTCAGAGAGTCCCGAGTCCCCATTTAAAATGCCCAAATTGAGGATGCCGGATTTTAGCATTTCTGGCAAGAAAGGTGGTGACATGACGGTGGAAATTAAGGAAATTTCAGAAAGGGACCCTCGCAGATCGAACGTTGAAGTGGATCTTGAGGGCCCAGAGGCAGATGCAGACGGGATGCTCCAGATGTTGAAGATGAAGATGCCCAAAGTTGAGATTGGCTTGCTAGGAGAGGATTCAGATGGAGCCAGAAAAGCAGAGGGTAAAGTCGGAGTGGACGCTTGGCAGATTGGCCAAGAGACTTCGGAAGAAATATCTGCCAAGGGGTACTTTAAGATGCCTACTGTTGAGATTTCAACACCCAAGATCAGAGATTCATCAGCTGGGGTGGAAGGAAGTGCCACTGAAATTGGCCTCCATCAACCGGGTGGCAGAGGAGGTCCACCAGAAGGTGATGCCGATGTTCTTCAGCTGAGGATGCCCAAGATTGAGCTGCCCTCGTTCGGCTTGGAACCCAAAAAGGAAAATCAGGAACAATCGGGAGATCGAAGCAGCACAGGGGCTACTGCGGGTTCCTCTGTGTCAAAGACTAAAACAAACATTCAAGGTCCGCAAGTGACCGTCAAAGGTTTGCAAGTTGAAATGGAGGCGACAGGAGCAGAGCTGGATACTTCAGAAAGCAGACTGAGCAAACTCAAAGGGAAAATGTCAAAGTTGGGTGTGGAGTTGCCAAAAGTCACACAGCAAGAGGAGGTGAAGGTAACCTCCGGTGCATTTCAGGCTGAGGGCACAGCAAAGGCAAGTTATACATCTCTTAAGGCCGACGTCAACTTGCATGATGCAGAGCTCAAAGGATCTGAAGGAAAGCCAAAAACTGACAAAGCCAGAAAGCAGCTGCTCGGGTTTGGAAAGGCTAAAGAGAAAGGCAAGGACCTGACTGGCCACTTACCAGAAGGAGACATTGAAACGTCTTCACCCAAGGCCAAAGGACAGAGCAAATCTCTGTCTGCAAAGGACGACATTGGTGTTGGAATTCCATCGGAGAGCGATAGCGCAGTGGGCAAAGTGAAGATGCCCAGTGTGAAGATGCCGAGCTTTGGAATCTCCCTGTCTAAAAGTAAAACTGTGGAGGTCAATGGGGGTTTGGAGGCAGACAGGTCCACGAGAAAAGGAGAGGCCTGGGGGTTTCAAACTGCTCGGAAGAAGGCTGCAGGAGCTGAGGAAAGTGATGACACAGATAGCTCGGATGGGAAATCCAAAATGAAACTGAAGTTGCCCAAGATCAGTTTCACACCTGTTAAAATACCCACAGTTGATGTTGCTTTGGGTGGGCCTGATTCACCTGTTGCCAGGAAACCAGGCGATGCCTCAGGCCTTCATGTCAATGGAGAGGGTGAGACGGCTGGCATGATGGGAAAAATCAAACTGCCAAAAGTGGAATTTTCCTCTCCTTATCTGAGGGCCAAGGACGGTGACTACGAACAAAGCCTCCAACTGGTCAAAACAGAAATGTCTGTGTCGAAAGATGATGCTGGTGCCAAGTCCAGTTCTGGCCCATCTCCCAGGTCCTCATCTCCCCGAGTGAATGGAGAGGACACCAAAGGCAAAGGCCTGAAAATATCCTTCTCAGGCCTCCAAAAGAAAATCCATGAAAGAGATGGAGAGCCAGATGGGTTAAATCTGGTGACGTCAAATGCCAGGACTGAGCTGGTTCTGCTGGAATCCAGTGGGGATGCCAGGCACGCCAAGACTAACAAGTCAAAACCCGTAGTGGGCTTTACTTCAGGTAAATCCAAGGGAATGTACGCTGTTCAAGGCACTGCCTCAGGCCTCTCTGACTCGGGGAAGGTGTCCAAACTAAAAAGCACCACAGATGGCCGTGGGGAGGTGAAAGAAGAGTCAGAAATGAAGGATAAGTCCACTAAATTCAAACTCCCCAAGTTTTCCCTTGGCTCCAAGTCTAAAGGGGTACTGGACGTCACCACCACAGAATATGAAAACAATGTTATGTCAGAACTACAGCTCGAGGATGATGAGTCCACAGAACGGCACTTTAAATTCCAGATGCCCAAAGTAGGCTTCACAACcgtctaccatgaggaacacaTTTCTGAGGAGAAGATCTTTGAAGGAGAAGGCCCCATCATGGGGTTTAAGGGCAAAAAACAGATGAAAATTGGAACTGTGACTGATAAGTCTACCAGTTTTTAA